A genomic segment from Triticum dicoccoides isolate Atlit2015 ecotype Zavitan chromosome 1A, WEW_v2.0, whole genome shotgun sequence encodes:
- the LOC119352547 gene encoding UDP-glucosyltransferase UGT13248-like, which produces MLARFLLLTDDVRVLVYDSHLPWARCVASEAGVAAAAFFTQMCAVDVLYGEVSAGRVALPLADGSALRGRLSVELGPNDVPPFVAAQAWYPTFMDSVLSQFDGLDQADHVLANFFCDLEPMVSTSYHHLDQAVATGRGAARARRVEDGRGWAQPSTARRGHDELRTGTGGRGRAR; this is translated from the coding sequence ATGCTTGCGCGGTTCCTCCTCCTCACCGACGACGTCCGGGTGCTCGTGTATGACTCGCACCTGCCGTGGGCGCGATGCGTGGCGAGTGAGGCCGGCGTGGCCGCGGCAGCGTTCTTCACGCAGATGTGCGCGGTGGACGTGCTGTACGGCGAGGTCTCCGCGGGGCGGGTCGCGCTGCCGCTGGCAGACGGGAGCGCGCTCCGGGGGAGGCTCTCCGTGGAGCTCGGGCCCAACGACGTGCCGCCGTTCGTCGCCGCGCAGGCGTGGTACCCGACGTTCATGGACTCGGTGTTGTCGCAGTTCGACGGGCTGGACCAGGCCGACCACGTGCTCGCCAACTTCTTTTGCGACCTCGAGCCAATGGTGAGCACCAGCTACCACCACCTGGACCAGGCCGTCGCGACggggcgaggtgcggctagggcgaggcgAGTCGAGGATGGGCGCGGCTGGGCGCAGCCGAGCACTGCGAGGCGAGGCCATGACGAGTTGAGGACGGGCACGGGTGGGCGCGGCAGGGCGCGGTGA